One Nicotiana tabacum cultivar K326 chromosome 23, ASM71507v2, whole genome shotgun sequence genomic window, AACAGCAACGCTTTGAATGAGGATAAACAATATCTATAATATTTTAAGGATACACCCCTGCAATAACTGACAAGCAGAGAAAGCTATATTATGGCATAAGAAACAGAGGAAGGAGTGGGAATCAATAGCAAGAAGGATACCCATGGCACTTCCCCATCTCTCTACCAAGCTTGATGGAACAAAGTACACATTATTCTCCTCATCACTTCTATCTGATTTTGCAGAGTCATTGGCATGGAAAGAATAAGTTGATGAGTCCTCCCCCTTGCCAAAAGTtttaaatacaagaaaatcaTCCACAGGTTGACAAGCTTGAAGCAGCTCATCCCAGTACTCTGCCGATTGCAGCTGTTCCTTTTCCATTGTGCTTTCAGTCTGTCCAAGTAAAGGGCCAGGGGTCCGAAGAAGCTGATTGTTAAATTCAGGGACTTCAAAGGATAAAGGTTTCCTTTTGGCCTGCAGTAAAGTATTTCCAGTCGATTCAAATTTGTGTtttgcaaaataaataaataaatgatcaATAACTCTTAGTCGATCGTATTATATACACAAGTATAGAACTTACTATGAAATACTTTTTGGTCGCCCCAATAAGCCACATTTGTGTTATACTAAACTCCCATGTCTAACTAGTCTTTAACAAAACTGATAAATATAGGTattccttctcaaaaaaaaaaaactagtctTTAACAAATAATGACGACGAAAAGCCTTGATTATTTATTTTCCAACTCAAGCATGTCTTCTGCAATCTATAAGCCATTGTTCATAAAGTCACCTAAACGTTTTCAATACTAGATAGTTGTCTGTTGCCTGTGGTTCAAGGGACAGAACGTGTTCTATGAAAAATGGACTAACTTAAGGATAACTTGAAACAATTACAATTTTTTTAATAACCAAGAAATCCTTGAGGACAGCGGGTTCAAAACTCGGCGGATGATCGCCCCCTTCCCTCACCCTTCTCCATTTAAATATACACGCTTTTGTCTGCCACATAGTCCAACCACGCGATGTGCGCCTAACCCACACATTACACGTTACACTCTTACCGCTAGATCAAACCCCGCTCTAGGGAAACTCAAAACAATGAAACATTAGAACAGATTAAGTGCTTCAGAAAGGTCTGGCCTAAAATCAAAACAGTACTGCATTTTTACCAAAAAAATGTTTGTCAACTAAGTGGCCCAAGTTTTTATAATCGAAGTATCCAACTATAATCTAAAATGTAAGAACTTGTAATGACTGAAGCATATAAAAAAAAGGTAACTGAGGAAAGCCGTTAACAGAAAACCATAGCATACTGAATATAATTCGAAAGTTAAGAGGAACCATATTAGTTACTGGATGTTAAGCATTTGACTAAGAATTTTATCTTTGCTCGTCTATGCCAAATATGATCAATGCCTTTGACTTTCTATTCAAATACAGCAATCTTTGCTCCACACAACATGTTTACTTGAGCACAATTCATTTTAAATTGTGAAAGATGCAACTTACAAGTTTCAATATGTCAAATTTAGTAATTGAGAAGAATCAACAACAATCAGTAGGTAAAACTACCTATCCTTTTCCCATTTGTTGGGAAAAAAGAGAACTTTTATTTAAACATGTGGGTAAGCTTCATAAGCCAAAGAGGAAAACTGCCCAAGTTCTTCCAATTTCTTGAATTATTCTTTGTCTCCTCATTAATCTGTTTCCCACAGAAGACTTTGCTTTCTAAGAGGAAATTTCAGTCAGTTCCCATAATACACTTCAGTCACTTCTCATTAATCATAAAGTGTAATCCATCAATCAATTAACTATACCTCAATCAGAAACTAGTTGGGTTGGCTATATGAAATCCGTTGGTACTATTCCTCTCTATTCAGCTCATTCCATTTCAACACATTGATAAGTGTAATACATTCCCAAAATATTAACAACGTTACAGATGTACAACTCTTTGAAAAAATGAAACAAGGCCAGAACATGCAAAATGAATGAGAACATACATGTGATGACAATGTATACTAGTCCATATTAGATAAAAACCAAAGAGGAAGACATAGAGACATACCAAGCAATAATAACGAGGCCGAGAATATGGCAGTCCAAATTGCAGCGGACTCAAAATAAATTCTTGTGTAACAAAATTATTCTTTTCCAATATTTCGACCAATATCTCATGGGTATCAGAAGTCTGCAATAAAGGAAAAAGTATTACATATTCCAAGATGACCATCTTTGAAAAGTATAGCAGAAGATAGTCGGATAGACTTAGTAAAATATAGGTGGTAGAATGGAGCATCGATTGGAAAGATACAAACCTCAAATCCTACAACATTTTCCACAAAAAGATATGATGGAGGCTGCAATAGCTGTGGTATAAGTTCCAGAATTTTAATAAAAGATGATGCCCGTGCATCACTGGAACCTTTCTGGAGTCCTGACACAAAAATGTAACAAAAAGGTTTCAGTTAATATGGCAATAAGAAGAACAcgaaaataaaagggaaaattggGAACACAATTCATCACCTTGTCGAGTATATGGCTGACAAGGAGGAGAAAGTAACCAAGCATCAGCATTGTAGCGGTCAAGATCAGTGGCATTCAGAGTCTGAATGTTACCCTAAggtcatccaaaaatataaaCTTTACCAATATTATTTAATTGTCATAAAAACATCTGAAACTACCAATGGATGAACAAATTTTCAGTAACTTTCTCTTTTGATAAGTACACATTGTCAGCTACATTCCTATAAAATTCAACAGACTAAAATGCTCCTTCCAATTCAAATTGAATTTCACATTATTGTTTTTAACCCATGTGATAATAAAAGAGTGAACTTTTCATACGTAGTAATAGAGGACTCACTTTTACTTTTCTCTATAAACTTATTCTCTACTTactatacataaaataaaagatACCTAAAAAGCTTAAGCATGCCGCATGTTCCTTTAATAAATAGTGAATAATTAAAATCTTTTACTGCAAAGACAAACAAAATTATTAAACTGAGAACAAATGCCAATATTAGGAATGATGTAATGCACTTCGTAAGTTTCTAGTTTAAATAGAAGTTGTCTCgttaccacaaaaaaaaaaaaaaaaaaaaaggaattatgTGGTGAGTTTTCTCAAAAACCTGAAAGGGGCGGTGACCGAAATTGTGCTGGTAAACGTCATTAGCGACGTCGTTTATGTCGAAAGCTTCCACAACGGTGGCGTTGACGGCGGCTTTGAGCAAAGAATATCGCATGCCACCAATGCCACTGTAGAACTCCAGCACTCGCCATAGCTTTCTAGAACCTTCCAACTCCATCAACTTGCTGTTCCAACAATTTGAAAGGGATTCACAGAGTTCGCAAGTTGAAGCAGCTCGgtcggatgaagctctttaattaTTAGAGTTGTTAACTCAAATGGTCCCTTAAGTTTGGGGAATGGTCTTTGTTGGTCCCTACTATAGTATATTGCTTAACATATATAATCCTTAAGTTTAGAAAATTAATACGCTTTCACCAACATGAGAGCCCCCTCTTAAGTGAAGAATATAATATGTCTACTTAAGATCGGAGATGAACGTCTTAGAAGGAAAGTAGTGCTAAAGCATTAATGCCCTCCTGGAGTTAATACTATTATCTTTCAATAATACTAGTTTTTAATATGTCTGCTCATTGACAAGCACCGCTTTGATACTCTAAGGTCGAGATAGTATTCGTCAATCAATTAATGTAGCTTGTGAGGTATAGAAAGAACTATCAAAATTTTAGCACGTCAATAAACTTCTTTGCTAGTTCATCGGCCATCCTGTTTTGATGCATGTGGTAATGTCTGAGATGAAGAGATAATAGGATTATAAGGTAATTATCCCTGGTTAAGCATTTCTATTACTTCCATCAACCAGTTTGTGACCTCAAGTGGTATGAGATTGTTTTCATACTACTGCGCTTCTCAACGCATAACGAGCTTAAGAGAATGCTTTCAATTCGACTGGCTAGTATTTTTTTTTCCACATTTTAATACCAATTTTTTTGAATTGCCAATGGCATTCACATTTATTTCCCCTACCTAGAACCCATCCTATTACTGAGCTAAGTTTGAAAAAACAACTATTAGGcaatttcttaaaaaaaattatacttaaCATGCTAATGGTGTCAATGAACTGATGTTACtagtataattaaaataattttaaaaacataTATTGCCTGAAATTTGCTTCTCAATGTTTTACAATCTGTGATACATGGTAATCGCACAAGGTTGAGGATAGAATATGTTGATAATATCATGATGATATTCTTAAATATTGAAACTAAACCATTATGTTTAAATATTGACTTAAAAAAAGTTATGTGTAGCCAAAGCAGTGATATTATAAAAGAAAATGATTTTTGCCAATTAGTGGGGGAGGTGATTTTATCACTActcttaaaataaaaatttacctAGAACAAATATTTTTAACAACTAAGATAATTTCATCAAGAAAAGGTATTTTGACAAAATATTATTCTTCATGTCAAAACACATTCATGGCAGAGTTAAAGGACCAACTAAAAAATGCCAAGGAAATTAGGTGTGGGCAAAGTTTGGGCAAATCCGAAATCCAAACCGAAATccgaattttttaaattttcagattacGGGTTGGATTttagatttaatttttaaaatttttggatttcggattggatattggatttggtacttcggatttttggatatccgaaaattcgaaatttttatactttatatttagtcCATTATCCATATGCCAGTAGTAATAAGTTCAATACCCTACCCATTAAATATTATCtaatatattcaatattaattactaagttaCTATCATGATACTTTATATTTGGATATGATTTTACTATTGCTGCTTCTTATCGATCGTATTAATGtctatgttgtattttattaataataattttattacttGAATACTTTATTTGAATAATTGcgtcaaaaataaaaaacttttcaggcaatttaacatgagtattttatttgaatattcatttttctaaaaaataaaaacatctcAACTTATACCTCAAAACCGAAAATTCAGAATATGCAAACTGATTAATCTGAAATCGAACTTAAAAAATTCAATCCTATCTGAACTTATTTTAATTGGATTTGAATTATCCGAAATACGAAAATGCAAATCGAAATGTTCATATCCAATTCGAACCGACCAAACGACGGCGGAAATGTGTTCATGTTTGAGGACGAATAGTTGATGAATCTAAACGAGGGCTCAAAAGCAAATTCTATCAAAACATTAGCCAATGAGTCAATAACCCGAATTCTTTGTTTCCTGGGACGAATGAAAAAGACAGCAACTGCTGCTCTGGGGTTTAGGGTTACTGTGCTTTAGCTGACAAAAAACTAGCTAAAATGAAAACTTTAGTTctcccttcttcttcctcacagATTCCACCATGGCTAATCCTCTTTTGCAGACGCCATCTTTGCACTTCTTCAATCTCATCGTCACTAATGAATCAACACCCACAAATTCCTGAACTTTCCCCCTCAGATTCTCTTGAAAAACCCATCTTAAACCCTCAAGATTCTGAAAAGCTTGTACCTTTACATGACATTGACCATTCTTGTGACAGACCCAATTCAGAAGATGGTGGGTTTACCAAGAATCATGTAGTTGATGTGCTTTTGAGCCACAGAGATGACCCTGATTCAGCTTATAGGTATTTCCAAACTGCTAGGCAACAAAGGGGTTTTTTGCATACTAAATCTGACCCTTTCTTTGTTTTGTTGCACATATTAGTAAGTTCTACAATGCATCAACATAAAGCTCGACGCTTGCTTGATAATTATGCTTTTAGTGACTCTGGTCCCTCTGCTACTGTTATTTTTAATGGTTTAGTTAATTCTTGTAAGGCTTTTGATTTCGAGTTAAATCCTCGTGTTTTTAATTTCTTGATAAATAGTTGTGTGAAAGTTAATGGATTGAATGATGCAATTGATTGTTTCAATGGGATGGTTGAACTTGATATAATGCCGTGGATCCCGATTATGAACAAGCTTTTGAAGGCATTGGTGAGGCAGGACATGATTGGAGTAGCGCGAGATTTGTATGCTGATGTAGTGTCTAGAGGAATCTGTTATGATTGTCGTACTGTGCATATTTTGATGGCTGCTTGTCTGAGAGAAATGAAAATGGAGGAGGCGGTACGGATTTTTAAGGAGGCTAAGATGAGTGGGATTAAGCTTGACGCGGGGTTGTATAGCCTTTGTGTTTATGTCGCTTGTAAGGAGCAGAATCTAAGTTTCGCGTTGGAGTTGTTGGGTGAGATGAAAGACAGGGGTTGGGTTCCTTCTGAGGGCACTTATGTGAACATAATTTCCACTTGCGTGAAGCAAAGGAATATGGTTGAGGCATTAAGGCTCAAGGATGAAATGCTTAGTAATGGGCATCCGATGAACTTGGTGGTTGCAACATGTTTGATGAAAGGGTATCATGTGCAGGGAAATTTATCGAGTGCGTTGGATTTGTTCGACAAACTGGCCTTGTATGGACTCACTCCGAGCCAGGTAACATATGCAGTTTTAATAGAAGGCTGCTGTAAAAATGGGAATATTGAAAAAGCAGTAGAAATTTACAGGCAAATGAAACTTGCAGGTATCAAGCCTAATGTTTATGTTGAGAATTCCTTAATAAAGGGTTTTTTGAGTGTTAACTTGTTAGATGAAGCAATGAATGTATTTGATGAGGCAATAAATTCGGGGACGGCCAATGTTTTCGTTTACAATAATATAATAGCCTGGTTTTGTAAGAAGGGTCAAATGGACGAGGCTCAAAACGTATGGGATAAGATGGTCGATAATGGAGTCGTACCTTCTATAGCTTCGTTCAACAATATGATTCTTGGAAATTGCAGAAATGGGAATATGGACAAAGCATTGGATTTGTTCTCTAAGTTGCCAGAAAGGCTGTTGAAACCTAATGTTGTAACATATAGCATTTTGATTGACGGATATTTCAGAAAAGGCGACGTTGATAAAGCGGGGAACATGTTTGATCAAATGGTCTCTTCAGGAATTGCCCCTACTGACTACACATTCAATACCATAATAAGTGGTCTATCTAAAGCCGGCAAATTGTCAGAGGCAAAAGATTTGCTTAAAAAAATTGTTGCAGGAGGTCTCCTTCCAACATGCATGTCTTACAATAGCCTAATAGATGGATTTTTGAAGGAAGATGATGTCACTTCAGCATTGGCTGTTTACAGAGAGTTGTGCGATAGTGGGATTTCCCCAGATGTTGTAACTTACACAACTTTAATTGATGGGTTCTGCAAAAGCAATAACATTGATCTTGCTTTAAAAATGCTGAATGAGATGAGAAATAGAGAAATTAAGTTAGATGTTATTGCGTATGCTGTCCTTATAGATGGCTTTTGCAAAAGAAGAGACATGAAAAGTGCGTCTGAACTTTTTGATGAAATCCTTCAAGTTGGTCTCTCTCCTAACCTATTTGTGTATAACAGCATGATAAGTGGGTTTAGAAATGTAAATAATATGGAAGCAGCACTAGTCTTGCGTGATAGGATGATCAGTGAAGGCGTTACATGTGATTTGGAAACATACACCACTTTGATTGATGGGCTTTTAAAGGACGGAAAAATAGTTATGGCGTCCGATTTGTTCACCGAGATGCTTGGAAAGGGTATAATGCCTGATGACATCACATATACTGTTCTTGTACACGGTCTTTGCAATAAAGGTCAGGTTGAGAATGCGCACAAGGTCTTAGAGGAGATGTGTAAAAAGAGTACGACTCCTAATGTTCTGATTTATAATACACTAATTGCTGGATACTTCAAGGAGGGAAATTTGCAAGAGGCATTTAGGTTGCATGATGAGATGCTTGACAAAGGTCTTAAGCCCGACGATGCAACCTATGATATTCTTGTAAGTGGATCATTCAGAGGAAACAGTTTCGCTCTTGATACTTCATTGCCGCAATGAACCAGATACCCTCTAGCATGCCTGTTTTAAATTCTTGAAGAGATATATTGTCCCTTGGATTTCATTCTTGTCACATGTCTCTGCTGTCTGCAAGGTAAACTGAACTTGCTAACTAGTTTTTACAGTGAAACGAGTTAGATACCGATGAATTTTGGGTTCACTATGACCATTCATTTCTATATGTATAATCTCTTAGGTTGACAGCTTTAATGGTTGGGTTCCAATGAACTGCTTTCGCGTCACCGCTTGAGTCCCTCAAGTCCCTCGAAGGTATGTATTCTAGTTCATCTTTCTAAGATTGTCACCTTTTGCATTCATAAAAGAGAGGGTGGGGTTGGggggaaatcaaaagagaaacaGAATTTTCCGCTGATTCATAATTTCATTGAATGGTTTTATCTGATTTGGATATGAACTTGGGTCTTCTAAAATCTTGAAATTGAACCGACGAGTTCAAGCTGTCTGGTAAATGTGGTCAATAAGTAAACAACTGgatctttgttttttctttggtaaattttaatagtttaatttGGAGATACTCGAGGTGTGCTAGTGCTGCATCGTCTTATTTGGACCTTTTTTGATAGGTAAGCTTATTTTTATTAACAAAAAAGCACTATTACTGAGTGCTGGATATTCACAGAGGAGATTGCAGCAAAAAACTCAGCTCCCTATTTATTCAGCTGAGGAGCTGCGGAAATTAATAAGCTATCTACCCATTTACTATCTGCATCTTACACCAAAAATCCGGAAAAAGAAAGTCATTTTACTTTTAAGCTATGAATATTCTCTCATCTGCTTGCGGAAAATCTCAATTCTCTTTCTTTCCCAAATGATTGACTATAAATAGGGTGGGTTAGTGTCCCAAATCTTCCTTCTGTTTTTACCTATAACTTTCCTTGTCCAGCTATGCAGCTGTTCCTGCTGTTTTAGGCATTGCTCATCTTACTCCAAATATATTCAGGAAGCGGTACCAACAGTTCTGAGACCACTTTGCTGTTTAGGAACAGGTGATTGCTATCTTAAGCCACCATTCTACTGAGGTATGATTACCCTCCTTTATAATTCACCAAGCCAGGGCTGCCTCATAAGATACCACCCGACAGAAGCGAACCCCTTAATATATAGCCTTGTTCCTCTAGATTCCCTTCCAAGGCCGTTGGCGGTGTTGGTCGGCAGTAGGTAGCAGGTTTTTACACTGAATTCTTCATTCGTAGGGACAGATGAATACCTGAAGTTTTAGGGCTTGTCTGATCTTGTTCCGACTTCCGAAACTGAAAATTTTATTGTGTTAGACAACTCTTTCTTATGCTAAAAGAAGTGTAATGATTGAGGACCTTCCACAATTTGCTGGTTCCTTTGACACCAGGCGACTTTGTTGttcctccctccctccctccctctccctctccctctccctctctctctctctctctcaagtgTAAGAATTGAGGACCTTGCTCAAT contains:
- the LOC107829352 gene encoding tRNA (cytosine(38)-C(5))-methyltransferase 2 isoform X2 — protein: MELEGSRKLWRVLEFYSGIGGMRYSLLKAAVNATVVEAFDINDVANDVYQHNFGHRPFQGNIQTLNATDLDRYNADAWLLSPPCQPYTRQGLQKGSSDARASSFIKILELIPQLLQPPSYLFVENVVGFETSDTHEILVEILEKNNFVTQEFILSPLQFGLPYSRPRYYCLAKRKPLSFEVPEFNNQLLRTPGPLLGQTESTMEKEQLQSAEYWDELLQACQPVDDFLVFKTFGKGEDSSTYSFHANDSAKSDRSDEENNVYFVPSSLVERWGSAMDIVYPHSKRCCCFTKSYYRYVKGTGSLLATVQDGHCLPRWHLWGSK
- the LOC107829376 gene encoding uncharacterized protein LOC107829376, with translation MKTLVLPSSSSQIPPWLILFCRRHLCTSSISSSLMNQHPQIPELSPSDSLEKPILNPQDSEKLVPLHDIDHSCDRPNSEDGGFTKNHVVDVLLSHRDDPDSAYRYFQTARQQRGFLHTKSDPFFVLLHILVSSTMHQHKARRLLDNYAFSDSGPSATVIFNGLVNSCKAFDFELNPRVFNFLINSCVKVNGLNDAIDCFNGMVELDIMPWIPIMNKLLKALVRQDMIGVARDLYADVVSRGICYDCRTVHILMAACLREMKMEEAVRIFKEAKMSGIKLDAGLYSLCVYVACKEQNLSFALELLGEMKDRGWVPSEGTYVNIISTCVKQRNMVEALRLKDEMLSNGHPMNLVVATCLMKGYHVQGNLSSALDLFDKLALYGLTPSQVTYAVLIEGCCKNGNIEKAVEIYRQMKLAGIKPNVYVENSLIKGFLSVNLLDEAMNVFDEAINSGTANVFVYNNIIAWFCKKGQMDEAQNVWDKMVDNGVVPSIASFNNMILGNCRNGNMDKALDLFSKLPERLLKPNVVTYSILIDGYFRKGDVDKAGNMFDQMVSSGIAPTDYTFNTIISGLSKAGKLSEAKDLLKKIVAGGLLPTCMSYNSLIDGFLKEDDVTSALAVYRELCDSGISPDVVTYTTLIDGFCKSNNIDLALKMLNEMRNREIKLDVIAYAVLIDGFCKRRDMKSASELFDEILQVGLSPNLFVYNSMISGFRNVNNMEAALVLRDRMISEGVTCDLETYTTLIDGLLKDGKIVMASDLFTEMLGKGIMPDDITYTVLVHGLCNKGQVENAHKVLEEMCKKSTTPNVLIYNTLIAGYFKEGNLQEAFRLHDEMLDKGLKPDDATYDILVSGSFRGNSFALDTSLPQ
- the LOC107829352 gene encoding tRNA (cytosine(38)-C(5))-methyltransferase 2 isoform X1; this encodes MELEGSRKLWRVLEFYSGIGGMRYSLLKAAVNATVVEAFDINDVANDVYQHNFGHRPFQGNIQTLNATDLDRYNADAWLLSPPCQPYTRQGLQKGSSDARASSFIKILELIPQLLQPPSYLFVENVVGFETSDTHEILVEILEKNNFVTQEFILSPLQFGLPYSRPRYYCLAKRKPLSFEVPEFNNQLLRTPGPLLGQTESTMEKEQLQSAEYWDELLQACQPVDDFLVFKTFGKGEDSSTYSFHANDSAKSDRSDEENNVYFVPSSLVERWGSAMDIVYPHSKRCCCFTKSYYRYVKGTGSLLATVQEKTEKRTPSLQDLCLRYFTPREVANLHSFPEDFQFPQHISLRQRYAMLGNSLSVGVVAPLLQYLFINPS